The DNA sequence GGACCCCTCGCGAACGCCGGCCACTACGGGACGGGCTGGCTGCTGGTGGCGGCCGAGTTCGGTGCGGCTTGTGTGGTCGGGGTGGCCTGGGCCGTGGGGGAGCGGGGACGATGAAGGGTTCCGGTGGGCGTCCCGGGAGTGAAGGACTTCTGACGGACGGGCGAGTCGGTGGTGTGCCGGTGGTGGGCCAGTGGGCGGGACGGGCGTTGGCCGAGGTCCTCGAGCAGGTGGCCGTCACGGCGGCCGATGTAGGCGAGGGACGGTTCCCGCTGTACGCGGATCCGGACACGGGGCAGTGGGCGACGACCGGCCGGGGTTCCTGGGCCGGCGGCTTCTGGGCCGGACTGCTGTGGCTGCGGGCCCGCCACACGGGCGCCGGAGGCGACCTGGCCGCTGCTTCCGCGTGCACGGCGCGGCTGGCCGGCTGGGTGGACGCCGACACTTCCACGCGCGGGCTGATCCTCTGGTACGGGACGGCCCTGGCCGCCGGGAACGCCGGGGCGCAGGAGCTGCGGGCGCGGGCGGCCGCCGCCTGTCTGGCCGCGATGGACGAGGAACTCGGGCTGCTGCCCTGGGGATCGGCGTTCGGCGGCCCCCGGCTGCTGGCCCGGGTGGACGGCCTGCCGGGCACGATCCCCCTGCTCGCCGCCGTCAGCCCGGCGGCCGCGGCCTCGCACCTCCAGCGCCACCTGACCCTGTGCCTCCCCGACGCCGGGACGGAGGCCTGCCGCGCCCTCGACCTCGTACCGGCCTGGTCCTACGAGGCGCAGAGGGGCTGGCTGGCCTGCGCGGAGCCGGCGCCGGGCTGGAGCCGGGGACCGGCGTGGCTGCTGCTCGCGCTGGCCGACGTACTGCACCGCCCTGCCGTCGCCGCGTGGCTGCCGGGGCACCCGCGGGCACGGGCGGAACGCCTTGCCGCCGCATGGACGGGCCCGGGGACACCCCTCGTACCGCCCGCCGACGCGGCGCGCCCGGACGGCCCGGCGGACACCTCCGCCGCGGCCATCACGGCCGTCGCGCTCCTGAAACTGTCCCTGCTTCCCGGCCCTCGGTCCGCGCGGTACGCCCACCGCGCGGCGGAGATCCTGGAGCACCTGGTCGGGCACCACCTCTCCCGGGGCCGCCTGCTGAACGGCTGCTACGACGCCGGCAAGGGGCTCGCCGTCCGCCACGAACTGGTGTGGGGCGACTTCTTCCTGGCGCTGGGACTGGCCGGACTCGCCGGGCTGGCCGACCTCCGCACCGTTTGACCGCCCCGGGCCTCACGGGAATCAGCCGGACCCGTGCGTCCGCTCCGGCCGAGGTGCCGGTCCTGCCGGTCCTGTCGGTCCTGCCGGTCCTGTCGGGAGGACACCTCCGTACCCTCCCAACACCCTCCGGGCCACCCCCGTGATGTGCAGTTCGTCGGGGCCGTCCAGGATTCGGGCCGCGCGGCCCGAGCGGTAGAGGGCGGGCAGGGGGGTGTCGGGGCCGAGGCCGGCCGCGCCGTGGATCTGGATGGCCGCGTCGGTCACCTGCTGGAGCATGCGGGCCGCGGCCACCTTCGCCAGGCCCACCTCCACGTGCGCGTCCAGCCCGGCGCTGATCCGGGCCACGGCTTCGTGGACGAGCGGCCGGGTGCTGCGCAGGGCCAGGAGCGACTCGAAGACGTGGCTCTGCACCAGCTGGTGGCCTCCGAGCGGACCGCGCGACCCGGTACGGGAGTTCACGCGCTCGCACATGAGGTCGAAGGCGCGCTGGGCCTGGCCGAGCCAGCGCAGACAGCGCAGGGTGCGGCCCAGCTGGAGCCGTTCCCCGGCGATGGCCAGGGCTCGGCCGCGTTCGCCGAGGAGGTGGTCGGCCTCCACGCGCACCCGGTCGAACTCGATCTCCCACTGGCCGGCCGCGCCCAGCACCGGCAGCTCCCGTACGACCCGGAAGCCCGGCGTCGAGGTGGGGACGACGAACAGCGACAGCCCCGTACGGTCTCCCGGCTGCCCGTCGGTGCGGGCCAGGACGGTGACCAGATCCGCCTCGGCGGCGTGCGAGGTGAACCACTTGCGGCCGCTCACGGTCCAGCTCCCGTCCGGCTGTTCCACCGCGCGCGTGGAGGTGAGGAACGGGTCGGTGCCCGGGGTGTCCGGGTCGGTCATGGCGTAACAGGCGCGCAGTTCGCCGGACGTCAGCCGGCCCGGGTACAGCGCGCGCACCCGTTCGCCGCCGTGCCGCCACAGCATCGTCGCGTCCAGCAGCGGAGCCGACCCGAGCGCGGCCGGTCCGTGGTCGCTCGCCCCCTCGGCCTCGGCGAGCCGTGCGTAGCGCGCCAGATCCAGTCCCTGGCCGCCGAGTTCCGCGGGGAGCGGCAGCGCCCACAGGCCCGCCTCCTTCGCCCCGGCCCGGAGCTCCCGCAGGGCCGCCGCCGCGGCGGGGCCGCCGGCGTCCAGCACGGGCTCGCGGGGCATCACCCGCTCCCGTACGAACTCGGCCACCCGCATCCTCAACTCCGCGTCGGCGCCCGCGTGTTCGCGCGGGTCGTTCGGGGTGCTCCCTCCGCTTTCCGTCACTCGGTTCTCCACCACTTTCCTCCAGCCCGCCGGGAACCCGTGGGAACGGCAGTCCGACTGCCTTCCCGTGGAACTGGTCGGGCGGGCCCGCCCCTTGGTTCCCGCGTACGGGATCACCTGCGGCGCCGGCCGATCGCCGGGCCCGGAGAAGAGGAGAGGCATGGCGTCACCCGCCGTCACCCAGACCGCTCGGCCGCTCGACGGGCTGCGCTTCACCACCTCGGGACCGCCCGCGCTCACCGGCCCGGTCGCCGAGCACCTGAGGGCGCTGGGGGCCGTCCCCGCGGATCCCGGGCCGGCCGAGGGGGGCGACACCGGCACGGCCCGCGTCACCTTGGCGGATGCCGCCTTCGGGGACGCCACGGGCCAGACCCCCGGGACCGGCTTCCCCGCCCGGGCGACCGCCACCATCGCCTGGCGATCGCCCACGCCGGCCACGCCGGCCACGCCGGCCACGCCGGCCACGCCGCTCACGCCTTCCGCATCGGCCACGCCGCTCACGCCTCCCGCATCGGCCACCCCCGCCGTCACCGACGAGGCCACCGCCCAAGCCGCGACCGGCATCATGGCGGTCCACGGCCGCCGCGACGGCCTGCCGCGGGGGCTCGCCGTCGACTACGCCACCGCCGCGACGGCCGTCCTCACCACGCAGGGACTGCTCGCCGCCCTGCTGGCCCGGGCCAGGGGGTGCGAGGGCGCCGCCGCGCAGCCGCACACGTACGTGGACCGGGCCGGGCTGCTGGTCGTGTCCCAGTACCTCGCCGCGAGCGGCGCCGACGAGGGCGAAGCCGCCGAACTGGCGCCCGGCGGGCCGCCCTTCACCGCGGCCGACGGCACGCTCTTCGAGCTGGAGACCCTGGATCCGGGTGCCTGGGCCGGGTTCTGGCGGGCCCTGGAGGCCCCCTCGGACGCGGTACGGGCAGGCTGGCGGCCCTTCCAGTTCCGGTACGCCACCGCGTGCGCCCCCTTCCCCGAGGCGCTGCACGCCACCACCCGGGCCCACGGCTGGCAGCGCATCCGCGACGCCGCTGCCGCCTCGGGGGCCGAGGTCTGCCGACTGCGGAGCCTGGCCGAGCGGGCCGCCGAACAGGACGGAGCCGCCCCCTGGACCCTGGCCCCGTACGGCCCCGGCGGACGTGCCCGCCCGAAAGCGCCGCCCTCCGCCCCCGGCCCCCTTGCCGGCATGACCGTCCTGGAGGCGGGCCGCCGCGTCCAGGCGCCGCTCGCCGCCCATCTGCTGGGGCTGCTCGGCGCCGAGGTGATCCGGATCGAGCCGCCGGGCGGTGACCCGCTGCGCGGCATGCCGCCCGCCTGCTCGGGCATCTCGGCCCGCTGGCTGGCCCTGAACCGGGGCAAGCGTGCCGTGGAGATCGACATCAAGTCGCCCGGCGACCGGCTGCGGCTGGCCGGGCTGGCGGCCGGAGCCGACGTGTTCCTGCACAACTGGGCCCCGGGGAAGGCCGCAGAGCTGGGCCTGGACTCCGACGACCTCGCGCGGGCGAACCCCGGGCTCGTGTACGCGTACACCGGCGGCTGGGGCACGGGCCGGATCGCCGACCCCCCGATGGGCACGGACTTCATGGTCCAGGCCCGCACCGGCGTCGGCGAGGCCGCCCGCCCCGAGGGCGAGGTGCCCGCGCCCTCCCTGATGACCCTGCTCGACGTGCTGGGCGGGCTGCTCGGCACCGAGGCCGTCCTCGCGGGGCTGCTGCTGCGCGAGCGCACCGGATGCGGGGTCCGCGTGGACTCCTCGCTGCTCGGCGCCGCCGACCTGCTCACCGCCCCGGCCCTGCGCCGGGTCCGGCGCGGGGAACGCGGCCGCAGGCCCGCGGGTTTCCGTACGCCCCTGCGCACCGCGGACGGCTGGATCGCCCCGCCCGACGCGGATGCCCGCGCGGCGGCCGTACTCGGTGGTCCGCAGGGGTTCGCGGAGCTGTCCACCGAGGACGCCCTACGAGCGCTGCGGGCCCGCGGCCTCGCCGCGACCGCGGTCACCACCGACCTTGCCGACCTGCACCACGACCCGCGCTTCGCCGGCTCGATCAGCCGCGACGCGCACGGTGCCCCCGCCGTTCCCGACCCCTGGAGCTTCGTATGACCGTCGCACTGCACGATCTGCTGCCCGTGGGCCTGCGCCGCTCGTGGGCGGTCGACGGAACCTGCCCCGACCTCGACCTCTACAGCCTCTTCCGGGCCCGCCAGATCGCCGACCTGCACCACACCGCGGTCATCGACGCCAAGGGCAAGCTCTGCTACACCGCGCTCGACCGCAAGGTCCGATGTCTGGCCACCGGCCTCGCGGAGCTCGGCGTACGACCCGGCGAGGTGGTCGGCGTCCAGCTCCCCAACGGCCGCAACGCGGTCATCGCGGACCTGGCCCTGGCCGCCCTCGGAGCGGTGGCCCTGCCCTTCCCCGTGGGCAGGGGCGGCCAGGAGGCCCGCTGCCTGCTGCGCCGGGCCGAGGCCGTGGCGGTGATCGCCGCCGTGGAGCACCGGGGCCTGCGGCACGCCGCCGAACTGCGGGACCTGGCCTCCGAACTGCCCGCGCTGCGCCATGTCATCGCGGTCGGAGGACCGGCGGGCACGGGCTCCAGCCCGTCACAGCCTGAAGGAACGATTCGGCTCGCGGATTTGCTGCGCTCGGATCCGGCCGCCTTCGTACCCGCCCGGCCCCACCCCGACAGCGCCGCCCGCATCCTGGTGTCCTCCGGCTCGGAGGCGGAGCCGAAGATGATCGCGTACTCCCACAACGCCCTCGCCGGCGGCCGCGGCAACTTCCTCGCGTCGCTCATGCCCGACGGGACGCCGCCGCGCTGCCTGTTCCTCGTACCGCTCGCGTCCGCCTTCGGCTCCAGCGGCACCGCGGTCACCCTCGCCCGGCACGGCGGAACCCTGATCGTCCTCGACCACTTCACGCCCGAGGCGGCCCTCGCGGCGGTGCGCGAGCACCGGCCCACCCACATCCTCGGGGTTCCCACGATGATCCGCATGATGCTCGACCGCCTGGAGGCGGAGGAGGCCGGGGGCGACGCCGTCCCGCTTCCCGCCCCCACCGCCCTCATCCTCGGTGGCTCCCCGCTCGACGAGACCACGGCCGAGAGCGCGAGCCGCGCCTTCGGCTGCCCGGTCGTCAACCTCTACGGTTCGGCCGACGGGGTCAACTGCCACACCGGACTGGGCGCGGCCGTCCCGGAATCCGAGGGGACGGGCATCGCCGCGGGCCGCCCCGACCCCCGCGTCGCCGAGATCCGCATCACCGACACCGAAACGCACGAGCGGCTCCCCGACGGCGCGATCGGGGAGATCATCGCGTGCGGCCCCATGACCCCCATGTGCTACGTCGCCTCCCCCGACCTGGACGCCCGGTACCGCACGCCCGAGGGCTGGGTCCGTACCGGCGACCTCGGCTTCATCGACGAGGACGGGGTCCTGCACGTCGTCGGCCGCCTCAAGGACATCGTCATCCGCGGCGGCGCCAACATCAGCCCCGCCGAGGTGGAACGGGAGCTCTCCTGCGATCCCCTCGTCCGTGACGTCGTCTGTGTCGGGATCCCCGACGAGGTGATGGGCGAGCGCCTCGCCGCCTGCGTCGTCCCCCGCGGCACGCGGCTCCCCACCCTCGACTCCCTGGCCGGACACCTCACCCTCCGCGGCCTGGAGCGCCGCAAGCACCCCGAGCACCTGCTGCTGCTGGCGGAGCTCCCGCTCACCCCGGCAGGCAAACCCGACCGCGCGGCGCTGCGCGCACGGGCCCGCGGAGCCGCGGCGACCGCGGCGACCGCCGGGATCGCCGGGACCGCCGCTCTCGCCGTCGAGGCGCCCGCCGGGGTGGGCGCGTAAGCGGGGGCGGGCGCGCAGACGAGGGCGGGGCGGCCCCGAGTGGACCGCCCCGCCCCCGCACCGCCCTTGCCCCGTCCCTAGGCCGTTTTGGCCATCGCCTTCTTCAGCTGGGCCCCCGCATTGCGGTAGACGGGCAGCAAGTCCAGGTCGGTCCCCGGGTAGTTGACGATCTGTACCTGTCGTGCGCCGGAGTCGGGCAGGACCGTACCGGTCGACATGTGCGCGTTGTCCAGTACCAGCGCCGGCTTCTTCGCCGACAGTTCGGCCAGCTGCGCCGGGGTCACCGCCTCGGGACCGTAGGTGCCCACCGTGGTGGCGCCCGCCAGCTTCGCTGACCAGGCGGTGAACACCTGGCTGACGACCGCCGGGCTCTTCCCGCCGGGCCAGGCGGCCTGCACGTCCTTCGCGACCCGCCCGTACTCGGCGTCGAAGTCCGCCGTCCACTTCGCGGCGGCGGCCTGCGTGCCGAACAGCACGCCCAGCCGGGTGACTTCGGCCTTGACCTTGTCGGCGTCGTTGTCGAGGTTCACCTCCACCAGCTCGGCCTTCGACCCGGCGGCCTCCTTGATCTTCGCGGCGTACGGCTCGAACGGCGCGTACAGCACGAAGTCGGCCCCGGCGACGGCGGCGAGGTCGGAGGGCTTGGGGTCGTAGTCCGGCGCGTGGTGCACGGACTGAGGCACGATCACCTTGACGTCCTGAGCGCCCGCGGCCTTGGCGAAGGCGCCCTCCCAGGTGGTCGTCACGACGACGACCGGCTTGCCGCCCTTGGCGGTGTCACCGCCACGCCCACTGACGGCGGGGTCGGGGTCGCTGTCGCCGCAGCCGGTCACCAGGGCCAGTGCCAGGCCCAGTGCCGTACTCAGTGCGAGGAGGGAAGTGCTGCGGACGCGGGTTCGCGGCGCCATGAGCGGATTCTCCGTTCGGGTACGAGGTGTACCGCGAGGACGAGCGCCCCCGCGGTCAGGACGAGGACGGGCCCGGGGGGCCAGTCCAGCCGGAGGGCGATGAGGAAGCCGGTCAGGTTCACGAAGACGCCGATGGCCACCGCCCACCCGGTGATCGATTTCAGTGAGGTGCCCAGCCGGCGCGCGGCCAGGGCGGGCAACAGGGTCAGTGCGTCGACCAGCAGGGCGCCGGTGAGCTTGATGGCCCCGGCGACCGCGACCGCGACGAGCACCAGCAGGACGGTGGTCAGCGCCCGCACCGGCACGCCCGAACACTGCGCCAGCTCGCGGTCGTACAGCAGCAGTGCCACCTCGCGCCGCCGCCACCAGAACAGGCCGGGCACGAGGACGGCCAGCACGCCGAGCACCACGAGATCGGCGCCGCCGACGGACAGGATCGAGCCCCACAGCAGCGCGAACGCACCCGAGGCGTTGACCCCGGAGACCGCGAGGAGCAGCAGCGCGGCGGCGATCGCCAGGCTCATCAGCAGCCCCATCGCCCCGGACAGCCCGTCCGGCGTCCGGGCCAGCGGGGCGACCCCGGCTCCGGCCAGGGCGCAGGCCACCAGCGCGCACAGCATGGGGTCCAGCCCGGTGAGCAGCCCGACGGCGATGCCCAGCAGCGCGACGTGCATCATCGCGAAGCGCACCGGCATGATGTCCAGCCCGACGATGACCACACCGATCACGGGCAGCCCGACGGCGGCCAGCAGCAGGGCGAAGCCCGCCCGCTGTACGGGGGCCAGTTGCAGCAGGGTGCCGAGGTCGGCGGCCGCGAGGGTGGCGCTCACCGGACCTCCCGCAGCCGGCCGGCGGCCATTTCCAGGACCCGGTCGCAGCGTTCCGCGAGCGCCCGGTCGTGCGTGACGACGACGAGCGTCACGGGCAGCGCGGCCAGGACGTCGGCGGCCTCGTCCTGGCCCGCGAAGTCCAGGGCGGCGGTCGGCTCGTCGGCGAGCAGGACGCCGGCCCCCGCGGCCACGCAACCGATCGCCCGGGCCAGGTACATCCGCTGCAACTGCCCGCCGGACAGGGTGTGCAGCGGCCGCCCGGTCAGCGGCCCCACCCCCAGCCGGTCGGCGGCCTCGGCGGCCGCGCGGGGGTCCCCGCTGCTGGCGAGGAGTTCGCCGCCCAGGAGCGGGAAGCGTCCGGCGGCGGGCTTCTGCGGGATCCACGCGCACGCCCGCCGCCGCCAGGCCGGGTCACCCGTCCGGCCGCCGACCAGGATCTTCCCGCTGACCTGCGGGTGCAGTCCGAGTACGGCGCGCAGCAGGGTGGTCTTGCCCGATCCGTTGGTGCCGGTCAGCGCGACGCGCTCGCCGGCGGCGATCTCCAGGTCGACGCCGGTCACGGCTTCGACCCGCCCGTGCCGGCAGCCCACCCCCTCCATCCGCACGTCCAGCCCGCCCATCCCACGCCCCTCCGCTGTCACCGGCCCGTCTCTGCGTGGAGTTGGTCGGCCGGCGGGGGCCCGCAGTTCCGGCGATCCGTGATCTGTCGCCGGCGGCCGGGCGCGGGGGCCGGACCGGTGGTGGGTTCGGTGGTGGGTTCGGTGCTGGGTTCGCGCCGTCCGGCCGGGCGGGACCGGCCATTCCGCGGCGGCGTTCCGATTTCTACAAGCGTCCCGGTCCGCCCCGGGCCATGATCACGCCGCCACCTCCCGTGGTGATCAACAGGCTCGCGACCAAAGGGAGTCGACCGCCATGTCCGAGACCGTCCGCACTCCTCGCCGCACCCCTCGCCGCGCTGCCGTCCGCGCTGCCGTCCGCAGTGCCGCCCTGCGCGGCGCCGCCCGCAGGGTCGGCGGCGGGCCCGTCCCGATGGCCCGCTCCGCCGCGATGATGCACGCGGCGATCTACGACGCGGAGTCCTCGTACCGGCTGAAGTGGCAGGGCAAGATCACCTCGGAGCCGTCCATCAAGGCGGAGAACTACGTGGGCCGGGCCGAGGGCCCGGACGAGGAGGAGCGCGTCATCGGCCGTACGGCCTACAGCATCCTCCTCGGTCTCCACGGCACCAAGCAGAGCCGCTACGCGGACCAGACGCAGTACCTCGACGCACGCTTCCGCGAGCGATTCGGCTCCGACAACCCCCCGGTCTACGTGGGGGACAACAAGCCGGGCGCCCGGCGGCCGACGAGCCACCCGGACCTGCCCGACGCCTCCCGCGACGAGGACAGCGACGCGATCAGCCCGTTCTACGGCCGGGTCAAGCCGTTCTCGCTGGCCTCCGGCTCGCAGTTCCGCCCCACCACCCTGACCCGGTACGGCTCGTACGAGGCCCATCGACCTGTGGCGCCCGTCTCGGCGGTCCGCGAGGGCGGCCTCGCCCCCCAGCGGAAGCCGCTGCTGAAGAGCCCGACGGGCGTCAACATCAGCCCCTGCTTTCTCGTGTACGTCTCCGGCCACGCCTCCTTCGGCGGCGCCTGGGCCGGGGTCATGAAGCGCTACTTCGGCAGCGACGACATCTCCTTCGATCTCACCACCGAGGAACCGCGGTCCCCGGTCAAGACCCGCCACTTCACCAGCTTCAGCGCGGCCGGCAAGGAGGACGCCGACAGCCGCATCCGGCTCGGCGTCCCCTACCCGTGGGACGCCACGGACGGCCCCGCCCTGGGCGACAAGATCGCGAACCAGGTCTTCACGACGAAACTGCGCACCCTCTGAGCCGACTGACCGGCCGGCCCGCGGACCCGACCTGACGGGCCCGACTTGACGGGCACGGCCCCACCCGGCCGGATGACGTAAGCCTTTCGTCATCCGGCCGGGCCTGGTCGCAGCCCGCGCCCGCGCGTTGAATGCCCATGACGGCCGGACGGGCCGACCGCGAGGAAGGGCACGCCCAGTGACGCAGCACCCGACGCCGAACCAGCCGCAGCACCCGACGCCGAACGAGTCGCGGAGCGCGCCGCGGACCTCGGCGAAGAGGAAGCGGGGCGGACGCCGGCTCCTGGCCTTCCTCGCCCTCCCGGCGGCCCTCCTGCTGGGCTTCGGCCTGTACTGGTTCCAGCCGTGGAAGCTCTGGCAGGACGCCACGGTCCACGAGTCCCTCCCGGCGGCGGCCCCCTCCGCTGCCGCACCGGCGCCGACCCGCTCGCCCGCCGCCCCGCGGACCCTCGCCCAGGGCACGCTGATCAGCCACGAGCACACCACCACGGGCACCGCGAAGCTCATCCGGCTCCCGGACGGCTCCCACACCCTGCGCCTGGAGAACCTCGACACCAGCAACGGCCCCGACCTGCGGGTCTGGCTGACGGACGCCCCGGTGAAGGAGGGCACGGCGGGCTGGCGGGTGTTCGACGACGGCAAGTACGTCAGCCTGGGCAAGCTCAAGGGCAACAAGGGCGACCAGAACTACGCGATCCCGGCCGATGTGAACCCGTCCGACTACGGCAGCATCACCATCTGGTGCGACCGCTTCGACGTCTCCTTCGGCGCGGCGGCCCTCACGAGCGCGTGACCCGCGACCGCGCGGCGACAAGATGGCCCGCATGACGCCCCCCGAGACCCCCGCGACCCCCGCGACCCCCGCGACCCCCGAGACCCCCGAGACCCCCGCGACTCCCGAGACCCCGATGGACACCGTCACACTGGAGCGCCGCATCGCGGCCCGCCCCGAAACCCTCTTCGCCTTCCTCACCGACCGGGAGAAGTGGCTGTCCTGGATGGGCACCGACGGTACGTTCGCGTTCGAGCCCGGAGGCTCGTACCGCACCCGCGTCACCGGGGAGAACGTGGCGTCCGGCCGCTTCCTGACGGTCCGCCCGCCCGAGCGGCTCGTCTTCACCTGGGGCTGGGAGGAGGACGGTACGCCCGTCGGGGCGGGCTCCACCACGGTGGAGATCACCCTCGAAGCCACGGCCCGGGGCACCCTGCTCCACCTGATCCACAGCGGCCTGCCCACCTCGGAGGCGTGCGAGGCGCACGCGGAGGGCTGGCAGCACTACGTCGACCGCCTCGCACTGCGCGCCGAAGGCGGCGACCCGGGCCCGGACCCGTGGACGCGGCACCCCGCGAGCTGACCGCCCCGGCCCCGTCAGGAACCCGCGCGAAGCTCGCCGGTGAGGGTTCCGTGCATACGGGCGCTGTCCTCGTTCAGCCCCGTGATCTCCACGCTCTTGCCGCGCCGGCGGTACCTCTCCTCGATGGCGTCGAGCGCCGCGACTGAGGACGCGTCCCAGATGTGCGCGCCGGAGAGGTCGATGACGACCGTGCCGGGGTCGCCCGCATAGTCGAACAGCCCGACCAGATCGTTGGACGAGGCGAAGAACAGCGCGCCGGTCACCGAGTACACCACCATGCCCCCGTCGGGGTCGGTGACGGTGGTGACGTTCACGAGGTGCGCGACCCGCTTGGCGAAGACGACCATCGCGGTGACCGACCCGGCGACGACGCCGACGGCGAGGTTGTGGGTGGCGACCACGCAGGCCACGGTCAGCACCATGACGGTGATCTCGCCGGCCGGCATGCGCTTCAGCGTCTTCGGGGCGATGGAGTGCCAGTCGAAGGTCGCGAAGCAGACCATCACCATGACGGCGACGAGCGCCGCCATCGGAATCTCGGAGACCGCCGGCCCGAAGACGGTGCACAGCACCATGAGGAACACGCCGGCGAGGAAGGTCGACAGCCGCGTCCGGGCCCCCGACACCTTCACGTTGATCATCGTCTGGCCGATCATGGCGCAGCCGCCCATGCCGCCGAAGAACCCGGTGACGATGTTCGCGACGCCCTGACCCACGGACTCGCGGGTCTTGCTCGACCGGGTGTCGGTGATCTCGTCGACGAGCTTCGCCGTCATCAGCGACTCCATGAGCCCGACCACCGCCATGGCCAGCGCGTACGGGGCGACGAGCGTCAGCGTGTCCAAGGTGAACGGCACGTCCGGCAGACCGGGAACGGGCAGCGAGGACGGCAGCGCCCCCTTGTCCCCGACGGTCGGTACGGCGATCCCCGCGGCGACCGTGATGCCGGTGAGGATGACGATGGCCACGAGCGGCGCCGGCACCACCTTCGTGACCTTCGGGAAGAACACCATCAGCGCCAGCCCGCCGGCGAGCAGCGGGTAGACGGCCCACGGCACGTTCCGCAGCTCGGGGACCTGGGCCATGAAGACGAGGATGGCGAGGGAGTTGACGAAGCCGACCATCACCGACCGCGGCACGAACCGGATCAGCTTCGCCACCCCGAGCGCCCCGAGCACGATCTGGAAGACCCCGCCAAGGATCACCGCCGCGATCAGGTACCCGAGCCCGTGCTCACGATTGAGCGGCGCGATCACGAGCGCGACGGCCCCGGTCGCGGCGGAGATCATCGCCGGCCGCCCGCCGACGACCGAGATCACCACGGCCATCGTGAACGAGGAGAACAGCCCGATCGCCGGATCCACCCCGGCGATGACCGAGAAGGAGATCGCCTCGGGTATCAGCGCCAGCGCGACGACCAGACCACCCAGCACCTCGGTCCGCAACAGCTTGGGCGACACCCACGCGGGCCGCGCGGACAGGGGAGCAGGGGAGGAAGACACGGGCACGGACCTCAGGTTCGGCGAGAACACCCGAACCGACGGGCGGGTGCGCGGAGAAAAGTCTCCAGAGACGCAGGAAGGGCCTGACCCGCGATGCGGATCAAGCCCTTGACCTGGTCTTACGAAGTCGGGGTGGCGGGATTTGAACCCACGACCTCTTCGTCCCGAATGAGGTACGGCCGGTCCTGCCACCTCGGACAAGGGCATTTACGCAGGTCACGCTAGCAGTGTCGGCAGGTACGGCGTTGTGTCGACGGGTCTCGGGAAGCCGATCGGCTCCCAGCTGGCTCCCAGCCACCGACGTCGTCGTCACGCCCGTGATCCCTCGTGATCCGCCTGGATGACGGGGGCGCAGCCAA is a window from the Streptomyces sp. NBC_01244 genome containing:
- a CDS encoding sugar ABC transporter permease — translated: MAEVLEQVAVTAADVGEGRFPLYADPDTGQWATTGRGSWAGGFWAGLLWLRARHTGAGGDLAAASACTARLAGWVDADTSTRGLILWYGTALAAGNAGAQELRARAAAACLAAMDEELGLLPWGSAFGGPRLLARVDGLPGTIPLLAAVSPAAAASHLQRHLTLCLPDAGTEACRALDLVPAWSYEAQRGWLACAEPAPGWSRGPAWLLLALADVLHRPAVAAWLPGHPRARAERLAAAWTGPGTPLVPPADAARPDGPADTSAAAITAVALLKLSLLPGPRSARYAHRAAEILEHLVGHHLSRGRLLNGCYDAGKGLAVRHELVWGDFFLALGLAGLAGLADLRTV
- a CDS encoding acyl-CoA dehydrogenase family protein → MTESGGSTPNDPREHAGADAELRMRVAEFVRERVMPREPVLDAGGPAAAAALRELRAGAKEAGLWALPLPAELGGQGLDLARYARLAEAEGASDHGPAALGSAPLLDATMLWRHGGERVRALYPGRLTSGELRACYAMTDPDTPGTDPFLTSTRAVEQPDGSWTVSGRKWFTSHAAEADLVTVLARTDGQPGDRTGLSLFVVPTSTPGFRVVRELPVLGAAGQWEIEFDRVRVEADHLLGERGRALAIAGERLQLGRTLRCLRWLGQAQRAFDLMCERVNSRTGSRGPLGGHQLVQSHVFESLLALRSTRPLVHEAVARISAGLDAHVEVGLAKVAAARMLQQVTDAAIQIHGAAGLGPDTPLPALYRSGRAARILDGPDELHITGVARRVLGGYGGVLPTGPAGPTGPAGPAPRPERTHGSG
- a CDS encoding CoA transferase: MASPAVTQTARPLDGLRFTTSGPPALTGPVAEHLRALGAVPADPGPAEGGDTGTARVTLADAAFGDATGQTPGTGFPARATATIAWRSPTPATPATPATPATPLTPSASATPLTPPASATPAVTDEATAQAATGIMAVHGRRDGLPRGLAVDYATAATAVLTTQGLLAALLARARGCEGAAAQPHTYVDRAGLLVVSQYLAASGADEGEAAELAPGGPPFTAADGTLFELETLDPGAWAGFWRALEAPSDAVRAGWRPFQFRYATACAPFPEALHATTRAHGWQRIRDAAAASGAEVCRLRSLAERAAEQDGAAPWTLAPYGPGGRARPKAPPSAPGPLAGMTVLEAGRRVQAPLAAHLLGLLGAEVIRIEPPGGDPLRGMPPACSGISARWLALNRGKRAVEIDIKSPGDRLRLAGLAAGADVFLHNWAPGKAAELGLDSDDLARANPGLVYAYTGGWGTGRIADPPMGTDFMVQARTGVGEAARPEGEVPAPSLMTLLDVLGGLLGTEAVLAGLLLRERTGCGVRVDSSLLGAADLLTAPALRRVRRGERGRRPAGFRTPLRTADGWIAPPDADARAAAVLGGPQGFAELSTEDALRALRARGLAATAVTTDLADLHHDPRFAGSISRDAHGAPAVPDPWSFV
- a CDS encoding class I adenylate-forming enzyme family protein, translating into MTVALHDLLPVGLRRSWAVDGTCPDLDLYSLFRARQIADLHHTAVIDAKGKLCYTALDRKVRCLATGLAELGVRPGEVVGVQLPNGRNAVIADLALAALGAVALPFPVGRGGQEARCLLRRAEAVAVIAAVEHRGLRHAAELRDLASELPALRHVIAVGGPAGTGSSPSQPEGTIRLADLLRSDPAAFVPARPHPDSAARILVSSGSEAEPKMIAYSHNALAGGRGNFLASLMPDGTPPRCLFLVPLASAFGSSGTAVTLARHGGTLIVLDHFTPEAALAAVREHRPTHILGVPTMIRMMLDRLEAEEAGGDAVPLPAPTALILGGSPLDETTAESASRAFGCPVVNLYGSADGVNCHTGLGAAVPESEGTGIAAGRPDPRVAEIRITDTETHERLPDGAIGEIIACGPMTPMCYVASPDLDARYRTPEGWVRTGDLGFIDEDGVLHVVGRLKDIVIRGGANISPAEVERELSCDPLVRDVVCVGIPDEVMGERLAACVVPRGTRLPTLDSLAGHLTLRGLERRKHPEHLLLLAELPLTPAGKPDRAALRARARGAAATAATAGIAGTAALAVEAPAGVGA
- a CDS encoding ABC transporter substrate-binding protein produces the protein MAPRTRVRSTSLLALSTALGLALALVTGCGDSDPDPAVSGRGGDTAKGGKPVVVVTTTWEGAFAKAAGAQDVKVIVPQSVHHAPDYDPKPSDLAAVAGADFVLYAPFEPYAAKIKEAAGSKAELVEVNLDNDADKVKAEVTRLGVLFGTQAAAAKWTADFDAEYGRVAKDVQAAWPGGKSPAVVSQVFTAWSAKLAGATTVGTYGPEAVTPAQLAELSAKKPALVLDNAHMSTGTVLPDSGARQVQIVNYPGTDLDLLPVYRNAGAQLKKAMAKTA
- a CDS encoding metal ABC transporter permease, whose protein sequence is MSATLAAADLGTLLQLAPVQRAGFALLLAAVGLPVIGVVIVGLDIMPVRFAMMHVALLGIAVGLLTGLDPMLCALVACALAGAGVAPLARTPDGLSGAMGLLMSLAIAAALLLLAVSGVNASGAFALLWGSILSVGGADLVVLGVLAVLVPGLFWWRRREVALLLYDRELAQCSGVPVRALTTVLLVLVAVAVAGAIKLTGALLVDALTLLPALAARRLGTSLKSITGWAVAIGVFVNLTGFLIALRLDWPPGPVLVLTAGALVLAVHLVPERRIRSWRREPASAALPSSH